The Mangrovibacterium diazotrophicum DNA window GGCAGGTTCATAGCGAAAACCATCGGCCAGAGCCATCGCTTCAGTCCGTGGCGCGAAACCACAATACCACCGACGATTCCCCCCAGCGTTAAGGCGATAATTCCGGCGGTTCCGTAAACAAAGCCAATGTCGCTGGTCGATAAGCCGAGGCCGCCTTTTTCGAGCGCATCAAGCATAAAGGGAGAGGCTAGTTTGGCGAGTTGTGCTTCGCCCAAACGAAAAACCAGCAGGAATACGATGGCTAGCCCGATTCCTTTTTTTTGAAAGAAGGAGACAATGGTTTCTCCGAAGTTTTTCAAAATGTCGCCAAAGTCTTTGTTCTCACGCTTGGTATCGCTTGCCGGGTAGGGAAGCAAAAGTAAATGGTATAGAAAGAAAGCGACAAATAAGGATGAGAAAGCGAAGAAAGCCATACTCCAGGCCGAAGAAATGCTTTCCGAGTTGTTTTCGAGATAGCCTGCTAAAATAACCAGTGGACCTTGGCCGGCCAGCATGGCAAAGCGGTAAAAGGTATTGCGGATTCCAACGAAAAAAGATTGGTCGCCTTGCGACAAGCCGAGCATGTAAAAGCCATCGGCCGCGATATCGTGGGTTGCAGAACTAAAGGCCATGAGCCAGAAGAAGGCCAAACTGTACTTGAAAAAGCTGCTTCCGGGCAAGGTGAAGGCGACACCGGCCAAAGCGGCTCCAACAATCAGTTGCATACAGATAATCCAAAAACGTTTCGTACGCAGAATGTCCACAAAAGGACTCCAAAAAGGTTTGAAAACCCAGGGAAGGTAAAGCCAGCTGGTGTACAGCGCAATGTCGGTATTCGAGATATCCAGCCGCTTGTACATGATTACCGAAACAGTCATTACTAATACATAGGGAAGTCCTTCAGCGAAGTAAAGGCTTGGGATCCAGGCCCAGGGATTGCGGCTGGTCGGTTTATTCATGTTGTCGTTTTGGTTTGATGCCTCAAAATAGTCAAAAAAAAGCAGTGTTGAAGTTTTTATTGGATATTCACGCTGATTCGAAATCCAGTTGTTGTTTGATCCCAGTCACTAATGCCGACATTGAATTCAAGATCAAACAGGAAGAAAATATTATTTAGGCCGTAGCTGAATTCAAAGTAGTCGGCAACTGACTCACTGGTATAAAAATGGAATTTCAGTTTCTCGCTGATGAGAGTCTGGTTTAACAACGGCAACCGCGTCAGCAGGAATTTATCCATGTTCAGGGTTGCATGTCCCTCTGCATAATACTTACGGCTAAACAAGTTGTAATAGCCGGGCAGGGCAAAGTTCTCGTTTGAGTTTGAAAGTGTAATCCACTGGTCATTGGAGCTGACATAGCTGTAGTCGGCTGCATACAGTTTATTGCGGTTGAGATATTGCCCCACCTGCAGGGAGTAGTTGAGGTAGTCGTTAAAACCAACATCCAATCCTTGTTTCAGGCCAAGTTCCAGCAAATCATAGTCCGCATCGCTTCCGGCCAAACCACGAATACCTTTGGTGTAGTTTAGCTTGAAGGTTGGGTATTTGCTGTTGGCCGGATATTTTACTTGCTGGCGAATTCGGTAGCGCTGACTTGGAGTGTAGCTCAATCCCAGGGAGAGTTTGGCTGCCTGGTTGGTCTCGAGTTGCCAGGCTTCCAGTCCCGGGATAGCCGGAATGTTTTCCGTGTAATCCCGCTTGTTGGACGAGATAAAGGTGTAGGAAGAATTGTTCTGGACCGGCAGGCGTTTCGCATATTCGAAGGCGGCACTCATTTGCAGACCATTGGTTAGCTCGGTGGTTCCGTTGAGGTTGATGAATTGTTTCTCGTAGAATTTCTGAAAGTTGCGTTCCATGAGCAAGGCATAAATGTCATACTCCATCGGCCTGATTCCTTTATATTCTTTGAAATCCCGGAGCATTCGTCCTCCTTTTAGCCCAAGCCATTGTCTTTTCATCCCATTTAGCCGGTAACGGATGCTGCCGTCGGCATAAACTGCTTTGCGCGAAAAAGCATAGGCAACCGATCCATTGGCGTTAAAGGCATGTCCGAGGGTGTCGTTTTGGTTGAAGGAAAAAGGCAAGCGATAACTGAAGCCATCAACAGTTGTGAAATGAATTCCCTCGAGGTTGATGATTCCCGGAATGGTCAACTGTGAACGCGTTTTGCTTGAGTCGTTGCCGTAAGAATAAGTTCTGCCCATCAACAGATCGGATAGCTTGAACTTTGTGCGTGCGTCGCGAATAGAATCCTGGTATTCGGGAGTGCTTTGTCGGGTAACGATGGAATCTTTTAAGCCAAATTCGGTAGATTCTTTTTCTGTCAGCGGAATCGGACGCAGTTCAGCCCAGTAAGCAGAATCGTTCTTCACGGCTTTATCGTTCACCTTCACGCGTTCAGGAATTTCCAATGGTTCCGGCGGAAGGGAGCGCTGTGTTGCCTTGTCCATGAGCTTTTCCAGCTTATACATATCGCGCGTCGACAAGTCTTCTTTCGCGAGCAAGTCATTAATCTTTTCCTGGTCTTTGGACACTGGTTTAATTTCTTCTACAGTCGATTGAGTCTCCTCTAGCGAATCAAGAACGGCGGTCTCTTCAGCATTTTCCTCGTTGAGACGATCTAAAAAGCTATGATCCAGTTTGTCATTCAGCTGAACTTCGTAGTCGGAAACAGAAGCAACATAGTCGTAGTTCAGCCCAAAACCAAGTGCGCTGACATCCATTTTGAAGTCGAAGCTGGTCGGCATCCAAGTGTTCTCATCGACTAGAGAATACATTTGACGCATGTCCACATCTATCATCGGCATTGAGAATCGGAGATCCGCCGAGTGAATATTCCAGTACCCATCCACAATGTTGATGATTCCCTCGAAAGTGCCTTTTTCTTTTGTCTTCGGAATGACTTTCACTTTGTTGATCAATCGTCCCTGGTCTTCAAAAACACCAACCAGCTCAAAACGGTAGGTTCTCATTGCCTGTCGCCCAACTGGCGAAACAATGCCGTATTTGTCAACATTGTACAAATTGGTAATGATCATTTGCATGGGGTCGGTGTTGTTGTCTTCGCCCGACGAGCGCATGGCGATCACTTGCTGATCGAGTTTGTCGGGCTGCTCAAAATGGATCTTGTTGATGGATTCCATCACAAAAGGCTTGTCTTTTTTGATCCCTTCTTTTTCCATTTTCTTTTTAAACAGGCCGGGAACTTTATAAACTACTCCGGTGCCTTTCAGGTAAACCTTGCAATCGTAAGTGGCCACTTGTTTTTCGTAGTACGGGGCCATAGCGATGGCATGGCGCATGACATAATAGGCGGGATCTTCACCCGATGCGAGCACTTTGATTTCACTTAACCTTACGTTTTGTGGTTGCAGCGTGATCGCCAGTTCTTTGAAATCGTCGCCAATGGTTACGGTTTGTTTAACTGACTGATAGCCGATGTACTGAAATAAAATTTCCCATTCACCTTTCGGGAGTTTCAGCTCGAAGGCACCGTTTATGTTCGAAGTGGTTCCTGTTTTTAGCTCCGGAATGTAAATATTGGCGTAAGCAACAGGTTGTTTTTCAGAATCGGTAATGGTACCCCGAATCCCTTGGGCAAGGAGGTTGGTGGTTGTAAACAGTAGGACTAGGAATGTGAACAGTAGTTTCATGGCAACTCGATCGGTTTTGGATGCAATTTATGCTAAACGATTGTATTGGCCATGTTAAATAGTTTTAAAGACAGCTACACTTAATATTGCTTAACCAATTCGGAATCGCGGAAATAATGTTGCAGGATTTCTTGATAGCTGTAGCCTTTTTCGCCCATCACGGCAGCTCCGATCTGGCAAAGCCCAACGCCATGTCCCCAGCCCGCCCCGGTCAATACAAATTTTTGCGGGACTCCGTTCTCGATGTCCAAGTGGTCGATCACAAAAGCAGAACTGTACAGGTGGCTCGTCGAAAGAGCCCGCCGAATTTCAAGCTCTTTTCCAATGATTTTGGTGCATGCGCTCCCAGTAATTTTTAGCTTGATGATTCGTCCCGAGTGACCGCGGCTGATGGCTTCCATGCTGATGATGTCGCCAAAATCAATCCCGGTTCGTTCGTGAATTAGTGTTGATAGTTCGGTTTGCGAATAGCTGACTTGCCAACGATAGAAATCCTGAGTTTTTTGGTCGAAGTCGGGTAGGACTTGTGATAACACTTGCTGATCCGTTGTGTTGCAGAAAGCGTTGGGAGATGTTCTGATCCAGTGCTCGGCTTCGTCCTCCCGGCGCAAATCCACGCAGGTGGTTGCTGCTTCTTCCGAGTCAACAATCTTGCTGAGGTACGGATGGTACACCGGCTCCCAGGCATTTTCAAAGTTCTCGGAAACACCGCCGCAGCATTTCGAAAAACGGGCGTCGCAAATGTTATTGTCGTACATCAAAAACTCGCCGAAAGTGGCATCAATGGCTTCATTGGCCTTGTCGCTGATGATTTTGGTGATTCCCTGGTAGCGCTGGCAATGGTCGTCGGCACACACGTCGAACAACGTATGGTCTTCCCGGTCGTACCAGCGGATTCGCTCGTCGGCCGTTTCAATGGTCGCCTGGTAGTTGGTTTGTTCGGTTTCGATTTTTTTGCTTTTCACAATTTGCGCCATCAACCAGCTGCGCGAAATCACTGCGTGTGCTTTCAGCAGTTCGGGCGAACTGGTTGCACTCATTTCCGACGAGATGACCGAACGAAGATACTCTTCAAGCGGAACCACGTTCACGCCACGTACTTTTCCGTCTTCGATAATCAGTTTCAAGCTTCCCCGGAATTCCTGATCCTGCTTTTGTTCCCAATGAAAGTTGATACCGATTGTCACGTCCTTCAGCAGGAAAGAAGCATCTGAACTTTTTGAGCCAAATTTGAATTCATTGGCCTTTTGCGTGTGACCACTTTCGTCAGTGAGCCATAAATCTTCACCCCGTATTTCGACGGAGAATTTGATTCCGGAGCAACCGTCCGGTAATTGATAGTTGCCTTTTAATTCAAATTGAATCGTTGGTTCGGCCATGATGCCGACTTGTATTTCGGGTTGATTCATTGGTTTAAAGTTTTTGTCCGATTTCACGCTAACCCCTCCCTAAAGGGTGGCGTGAAATCGATGCAATTCATGACTTCAGTCTTAGATTTATTTCTTCTTGGATTTTCAAAACAACAGATTCCAGGTTATTATTGACTTCTTCATTCGTGAATCGAATGGTTTTTATCCCAAGCCTTGCTAATTCACCTTCACGTCCCACATCGTACTCATGTTGTTCTTTTGATAAGTGGTATTCTCCATCAACTTCTATCGCAAGTCTGGCGGGATGGCAGTAAAAGTCGAGGATAAAAATATCCAATGGATGTTGTCTTCTGAATTTAACACCACATACCGTTGGATCCTTTAACTGATTCCACAACAAAGCCTCAGATTTTGTCATATTTTCCCGGAGAAGCGATGCTTTCTCAAAAAGATCAGGCTTTGCGCCAAAAAACATGGAAACTTTATCGTCGATGGACATGCAGTTCAATTTAGTCTCAAGGTTGCCCTGATTTTTCTTTCTCCCTTTAGGGGTGGGGTAAAAGAAAAATCAGATTTTACCGATGCTTAATATAGTGAAAGTTTCTTAGTCAATTCCTTTGATTAGATTCTTCAAGTGTTTAAAAGCTGCATCATTCAAACTGACCTGCTTGTAAATATCGATAAAATCGGCAGAAGTTATTTTCTCAAAATCTTCCCTTCGGGGGAGGATTGCCAGGCCTCCCATTTCAACCGAGGCCGGGCTCATCAGAATTTGCTCGCTTCCTTCCTTAAAATATTGGCAAGGGCGCTGTCTTTCGCGCGGAAAGAGTAGTACTTGCCATTGCCCGTTTTCAAAGTTGGCGAGTATATTCATCATCGGCTCATCATCGTTTTCGTTTTTGGGTAACAAGCCCAAAACTCGTTCGACAAACAGAATTAACTCGGTTGAATCAGTCGACGTGAATACAATCAATTTTCGAAGGTAGACTTCATCCAACGCGTAAACCTGTGTTGAGTTGAGATTTGCAAGTTGTTCGGCTTTTGATTCCAGTCGTTTTGTTACCTCCCGGTCAACAGGCATTACATTTTTTCCTCCGGCCTGAAAATGAAAATGGTCTGGGGCCGAAGCACCGCACTTTGGGCCGTTGTAAAATAGCGTGAAATCAGGCAAGGCCTCAGCGAGCACCAGCATATCCAAAAGTCGTCCTTCGAAATGTTGAGGCACATGTTCGTAGCCAACAATGGTCAGGTGCTTTTCGAAAATCGGGTA harbors:
- a CDS encoding endonuclease domain-containing protein; the protein is MSIDDKVSMFFGAKPDLFEKASLLRENMTKSEALLWNQLKDPTVCGVKFRRQHPLDIFILDFYCHPARLAIEVDGEYHLSKEQHEYDVGREGELARLGIKTIRFTNEEVNNNLESVVLKIQEEINLRLKS
- a CDS encoding MFS transporter; the encoded protein is MNKPTSRNPWAWIPSLYFAEGLPYVLVMTVSVIMYKRLDISNTDIALYTSWLYLPWVFKPFWSPFVDILRTKRFWIICMQLIVGAALAGVAFTLPGSSFFKYSLAFFWLMAFSSATHDIAADGFYMLGLSQGDQSFFVGIRNTFYRFAMLAGQGPLVILAGYLENNSESISSAWSMAFFAFSSLFVAFFLYHLLLLPYPASDTKRENKDFGDILKNFGETIVSFFQKKGIGLAIVFLLVFRLGEAQLAKLASPFMLDALEKGGLGLSTSDIGFVYGTAGIIALTLGGIVGGIVVSRHGLKRWLWPMVFAMNLPNLVYIFLALVQTQNLAIISTSVVVEQFGYGFGFTAYMLYMIQLADGKHKTAHYALCTGFMALGMMLPGMISGWIEDQVGYLYFFIWVMICTLPGFMIAPYLKIDPEFGKKN
- a CDS encoding SpoIID/LytB domain-containing protein, which encodes MNQPEIQVGIMAEPTIQFELKGNYQLPDGCSGIKFSVEIRGEDLWLTDESGHTQKANEFKFGSKSSDASFLLKDVTIGINFHWEQKQDQEFRGSLKLIIEDGKVRGVNVVPLEEYLRSVISSEMSATSSPELLKAHAVISRSWLMAQIVKSKKIETEQTNYQATIETADERIRWYDREDHTLFDVCADDHCQRYQGITKIISDKANEAIDATFGEFLMYDNNICDARFSKCCGGVSENFENAWEPVYHPYLSKIVDSEEAATTCVDLRREDEAEHWIRTSPNAFCNTTDQQVLSQVLPDFDQKTQDFYRWQVSYSQTELSTLIHERTGIDFGDIISMEAISRGHSGRIIKLKITGSACTKIIGKELEIRRALSTSHLYSSAFVIDHLDIENGVPQKFVLTGAGWGHGVGLCQIGAAVMGEKGYSYQEILQHYFRDSELVKQY
- a CDS encoding DUF4922 domain-containing protein, with product MKLAVQIDKLINQQTREWKLARKNYDDLASVEKRSFQFDDFQIVAQFNPGRIHSSAAKTDRTSISERPCFLCKSNRPTEQAGVDFQGKYEVLINPYPIFEKHLTIVGYEHVPQHFEGRLLDMLVLAEALPDFTLFYNGPKCGASAPDHFHFQAGGKNVMPVDREVTKRLESKAEQLANLNSTQVYALDEVYLRKLIVFTSTDSTELILFVERVLGLLPKNENDDEPMMNILANFENGQWQVLLFPRERQRPCQYFKEGSEQILMSPASVEMGGLAILPRREDFEKITSADFIDIYKQVSLNDAAFKHLKNLIKGID
- a CDS encoding DUF5686 and carboxypeptidase regulatory-like domain-containing protein — protein: MKLLFTFLVLLFTTTNLLAQGIRGTITDSEKQPVAYANIYIPELKTGTTSNINGAFELKLPKGEWEILFQYIGYQSVKQTVTIGDDFKELAITLQPQNVRLSEIKVLASGEDPAYYVMRHAIAMAPYYEKQVATYDCKVYLKGTGVVYKVPGLFKKKMEKEGIKKDKPFVMESINKIHFEQPDKLDQQVIAMRSSGEDNNTDPMQMIITNLYNVDKYGIVSPVGRQAMRTYRFELVGVFEDQGRLINKVKVIPKTKEKGTFEGIINIVDGYWNIHSADLRFSMPMIDVDMRQMYSLVDENTWMPTSFDFKMDVSALGFGLNYDYVASVSDYEVQLNDKLDHSFLDRLNEENAEETAVLDSLEETQSTVEEIKPVSKDQEKINDLLAKEDLSTRDMYKLEKLMDKATQRSLPPEPLEIPERVKVNDKAVKNDSAYWAELRPIPLTEKESTEFGLKDSIVTRQSTPEYQDSIRDARTKFKLSDLLMGRTYSYGNDSSKTRSQLTIPGIINLEGIHFTTVDGFSYRLPFSFNQNDTLGHAFNANGSVAYAFSRKAVYADGSIRYRLNGMKRQWLGLKGGRMLRDFKEYKGIRPMEYDIYALLMERNFQKFYEKQFINLNGTTELTNGLQMSAAFEYAKRLPVQNNSSYTFISSNKRDYTENIPAIPGLEAWQLETNQAAKLSLGLSYTPSQRYRIRQQVKYPANSKYPTFKLNYTKGIRGLAGSDADYDLLELGLKQGLDVGFNDYLNYSLQVGQYLNRNKLYAADYSYVSSNDQWITLSNSNENFALPGYYNLFSRKYYAEGHATLNMDKFLLTRLPLLNQTLISEKLKFHFYTSESVADYFEFSYGLNNIFFLFDLEFNVGISDWDQTTTGFRISVNIQ